One Campylobacter sputorum subsp. sputorum DNA segment encodes these proteins:
- the uvrC gene encoding excinuclease ABC subunit UvrC: MLIDDILALPKNPGVYEYFDKDGKLLYVGKAKNLKNRVRSYFSFSPALSPSPRLSMRIARMISQSVHLEYIITDSESDALILENSFIKQLKPKYNILLRDDKTYPYIYIDLSLDFPRFEITRKVIKGKNVRYFGPYFKGSKEILNALYLKFPLVQKKSCIKGKKACLFYQIKRCNAPCENKISQEQYSKIVDDAIKDMQNPASLVPFLQNLMINYANNENYEEAAIVRDQIQTIKDMQIKVEVDLAKLEDFDVIAIKADKNIVCSVIFNIRNGKISNSRHIISMVENASINEINELYKQIIIEAYPKESPINSTKIYTYEDFEDKELVAEILSKRHMVKFKIQTPKIGEKRKICDIAYKNCDLQIQKHLKNSNYELLNDIKQTFDLNNTPFRIEIFDNSHMQGVANVGSMVSFELDHFIKDAYRHAHLQSKNDYDQMNEFLTLRAKRFDKLNPPDLWIIDGGQALLDLASLIIQSSGANVDVIAISKEKIDAKAHRAKGNAKDKIYTKSGVFKFETNSKILQFIQKLRDEAHRFAISFHQKTKRKMDLNSSKMKNLGISDGSIKKLLNYYGSFDKIYEASFEEIKSLTNIKVANKIKNI, translated from the coding sequence ATGCTTATAGATGACATTTTAGCTCTTCCTAAAAATCCAGGTGTTTATGAGTATTTTGATAAAGATGGAAAACTTCTTTATGTAGGTAAGGCAAAAAATTTAAAAAATAGAGTAAGAAGTTATTTTAGTTTTAGCCCAGCTCTATCCCCAAGCCCACGCCTTAGTATGCGTATAGCCAGGATGATAAGTCAAAGCGTGCATTTAGAATACATCATAACAGATTCTGAAAGCGACGCACTGATATTAGAAAACTCATTTATAAAACAACTTAAGCCAAAATACAACATTTTACTAAGAGATGATAAAACATATCCTTATATTTATATAGATTTAAGTTTGGATTTTCCGCGTTTTGAAATAACAAGAAAAGTTATAAAAGGTAAAAATGTAAGGTATTTTGGTCCATATTTTAAAGGTAGTAAAGAAATTTTAAATGCTTTGTATCTTAAATTTCCACTTGTTCAAAAAAAATCGTGTATAAAAGGTAAAAAAGCTTGTCTTTTTTATCAAATAAAGCGTTGTAATGCACCTTGTGAAAATAAAATTTCGCAAGAACAATACTCTAAAATAGTAGATGATGCCATAAAAGATATGCAAAATCCAGCGTCTCTTGTGCCATTTTTACAAAATTTAATGATAAATTATGCAAATAACGAAAACTACGAAGAAGCAGCTATAGTGCGTGATCAAATCCAAACCATAAAAGATATGCAAATAAAAGTAGAGGTTGATTTGGCTAAATTAGAAGACTTCGATGTAATTGCCATAAAAGCTGATAAAAATATAGTTTGCTCTGTAATATTTAATATAAGAAATGGCAAAATAAGCAACTCAAGACATATTATTTCAATGGTTGAAAATGCGAGTATTAATGAGATAAATGAACTTTATAAACAAATTATAATAGAAGCTTATCCAAAAGAAAGCCCGATAAACTCTACTAAAATTTACACATATGAGGATTTTGAAGATAAAGAGTTGGTAGCTGAAATTTTAAGCAAAAGACATATGGTTAAATTTAAGATCCAAACTCCAAAAATAGGCGAAAAAAGAAAAATTTGCGACATTGCGTATAAAAACTGCGATTTACAAATTCAAAAACATTTGAAAAATAGCAATTATGAGCTTTTAAATGACATAAAACAAACTTTTGATTTAAACAATACTCCTTTTAGAATAGAAATTTTTGATAACTCGCATATGCAAGGTGTTGCAAATGTTGGCTCTATGGTAAGTTTTGAATTGGATCATTTTATAAAAGATGCCTATAGACACGCGCATTTACAAAGCAAAAACGATTATGATCAAATGAATGAGTTTTTAACGCTAAGAGCTAAAAGATTTGATAAACTAAACCCGCCAGATTTATGGATAATTGATGGCGGACAAGCTTTGCTGGATTTAGCTAGTTTAATAATCCAAAGTAGTGGTGCAAATGTAGATGTGATTGCTATTTCAAAAGAAAAAATAGACGCTAAAGCTCACCGCGCAAAAGGAAACGCAAAAGATAAAATTTACACAAAAAGCGGAGTTTTTAAATTTGAAACAAATAGTAAAATTTTGCAATTCATTCAAAAACTACGCGATGAAGCCCATAGATTTGCCATTTCATTTCATCAAAAAACAAAAAGAAAAATGGATTTAAATAGCTCAAAGATGAAAAATCTTGGAATAAGCGATGGAAGTATAAAAAAATTACTAAATTATTATGGCTCGTTTGATAAAATATATGAAGCTAGTTTTGAAGAGATAAAATCCCTTACAAATATTAAAGTAGCTAATAAAATTAAAAATATATAA
- a CDS encoding cation:dicarboxylate symporter family transporter: MYSFFVNFFNISSIYTLLGLFALAFIFYLLKVLKNAGVSNGKIMALSLIFGILLGYSCLYLANFPHQNILSLKDSTNLRPLYEIYVWFKFIIVMFISFLKLLIIPIIFFGIIRVIINLDQNVKFKNIFGISFSYLMITTAIASLIGITLAIVMQVGSGTINQTTTKIIKEVKPLNEVILDFIPSNIISAMANTNVLGVVIFSLFIAFGANILAKKDENIKNFDIFRNLIDFIYKIIMQITKKVISFLPYVVVVMIANTFLENGFDAIISALDYIVLCYIAAILTLSMHTIVLLLNGLNPIKYFQKALPTLIMAFTSRSSSGTLPMTISTLTNKFGVSSSNASFVASISTTIGMNGCAGFYTGSAAVFLLNALGVNITFEYIAMIVILSVIASFGIAGIPGIAIMALSVVITGLGLENNFALLATILAIDPIIDMVRTATNVSGGMIASIATDKGLKTLSKDVYNS; the protein is encoded by the coding sequence ATGTATAGTTTTTTTGTTAATTTTTTTAACATATCTAGCATTTACACTCTACTTGGACTTTTTGCTTTAGCATTTATATTTTATCTGTTAAAAGTGTTGAAAAATGCAGGAGTAAGTAACGGCAAGATTATGGCTTTATCTTTAATTTTTGGAATCTTACTTGGGTATTCATGCTTATATTTAGCAAATTTTCCACATCAAAATATATTATCTTTAAAAGATTCTACTAACCTAAGACCACTTTATGAAATTTATGTGTGGTTTAAATTTATAATAGTTATGTTTATAAGCTTTTTAAAGCTCTTAATCATTCCTATAATATTTTTTGGCATTATAAGGGTTATCATAAATTTGGATCAAAATGTCAAATTTAAAAATATCTTTGGCATATCTTTTTCTTATCTGATGATAACAACAGCCATTGCTTCGCTCATCGGTATAACTTTGGCTATTGTTATGCAAGTAGGCTCAGGAACGATAAATCAAACTACTACAAAAATTATAAAAGAAGTTAAGCCTCTAAATGAAGTTATACTGGACTTTATACCAAGCAATATAATCTCAGCTATGGCAAATACAAATGTTCTTGGCGTAGTTATATTTTCTTTATTTATAGCATTTGGTGCAAATATTCTAGCAAAAAAAGATGAAAATATAAAAAATTTTGATATTTTTAGAAATTTGATAGATTTTATTTATAAAATCATTATGCAAATAACCAAAAAAGTCATATCATTTTTACCTTATGTAGTTGTTGTAATGATAGCAAATACATTTTTAGAAAACGGATTTGATGCGATTATTTCTGCACTTGATTATATTGTTTTATGCTATATAGCAGCTATTTTAACACTTAGTATGCACACTATTGTTCTTTTGCTAAATGGCTTAAATCCTATAAAATATTTTCAAAAAGCCCTGCCAACGCTAATAATGGCTTTTACATCAAGAAGCTCATCTGGGACACTTCCAATGACAATATCAACACTTACAAATAAATTTGGCGTAAGCTCAAGCAATGCATCTTTTGTGGCAAGTATCTCAACAACGATTGGAATGAATGGATGTGCTGGTTTTTATACTGGAAGTGCCGCTGTGTTTTTACTAAATGCACTTGGGGTAAATATAACTTTTGAATACATTGCAATGATAGTGATATTAAGCGTAATAGCTTCATTTGGCATAGCAGGAATTCCAGGAATTGCTATAATGGCACTTTCCGTTGTTATAACAGGTCTTGGCTTAGAAAACAATTTCGCACTTCTTGCAACTATTTTAGCAATTGATCCAATCATTGATATGGTAAGAACAGCTACAAATGTATCTGGCGGAATGATTGCCAGTATAGCAACAGACAAAGGACTAAAAACATTAAGCAAGGATGTTTATAATTCATAA
- a CDS encoding ATP-binding protein, which translates to MKNTFKIVTSIPLLVLAIIFSYFIYSTYEKLKQNDEMKTTLKEYSTLKQLKTAIEKEAQMGVLTLDKTNSFNVEIFTNQIQKTNRLIQYAYGENLSENINIFLTKTSKIRQNPKLDNFEHLYAPYLEIYRYLNKEILEKLTTLLNYNAPLNINSFINYIIFSQDIITTTNLQRDYINNILITNTPISKNQKQFWLEIAYANTNVNPFILMSTNSKAQMLNIDPNDELNDLFQICSELKLNILFEAQNAEFKTPYRKWTEKTDDKLSILYQYNDIAYQNISTQLQQYEEFLENDIKIYILMLVLCGVFFIELIISLNRRNQIMKYFRYTLDTLKQKGYLDEKINFKFNSKKNIQYAFLNIDKSIKNMAYSISSLKKANQIKTDLLVNIAHEIQAPLQGIISYIDLIEKRYKNVITKNIKENAKNIFQIAKNIKETKNIENNQVLIKNIDFLPIKEFENTAQIFVLLASDKNIEFYVFIDPKLSSYINGDLVKIKEILINLLDNAIKFTHDGGKVILRVIKMDCNVKNEVKIKFSVEDNGGNINIEKIDQIFIETSINKEEYEKKYLNLGLGISKKLATLLGGELIFKNNSKTGNTFDFIINLKDTNINVPLNQYSLKIAVIESKSEEFNKILEIYLRSLGVDCEFFSNVEKLKPQYFDFDIIFIRFDDYMELKIKFNKPIIISVNYYILNSVKEEDMNQNIFYIDEPIKLTYIDKTLQNIMSVKKSNPNYIISNKIEKIDDKFNAKALVLTTDVTMQKLIKYMLSYLYIQTTIVTSIKELISEYTQLSYEVIFIQLDPTMQIDEHGIKSIIEFEKENAINHSPIIAITDNIIKRNDESIYGNGFDDLISQPLKINTLSRLLNKLIPQHKIIPNMQLRQTITAHYTKSSNVNKKDILIVKKSILDNNLMKNKFQEFFENIDVATSLNTFKKLIKEISYDVLIIDINLPKLNLDDIEKLLSNPDENANTHIKTVLMIDDKKSILEKHKNYFDNIIYNNTELNQISMIIRNLAKG; encoded by the coding sequence ATGAAAAATACATTTAAAATTGTAACTAGCATACCATTACTTGTTTTAGCAATTATTTTTTCATATTTCATATATAGTACTTATGAAAAACTTAAACAAAACGATGAAATGAAAACAACTCTAAAGGAGTATTCTACATTAAAACAATTAAAAACAGCTATAGAAAAAGAAGCTCAAATGGGTGTCTTAACCCTAGATAAAACAAATAGTTTTAATGTAGAAATTTTTACAAATCAAATACAAAAAACAAATAGACTTATACAATACGCTTATGGAGAAAATTTAAGCGAAAATATAAATATATTTTTAACAAAAACGAGCAAAATAAGACAAAATCCAAAACTAGATAATTTTGAGCATTTATACGCACCTTATCTAGAAATATATAGATATCTAAACAAAGAAATTTTAGAAAAACTTACAACTCTTTTAAACTATAATGCCCCACTAAATATAAATTCATTTATAAATTACATTATATTTTCTCAAGATATTATTACCACGACAAACCTGCAAAGAGACTATATAAATAATATTTTGATTACAAACACACCAATATCAAAAAATCAAAAACAATTTTGGCTAGAAATAGCTTATGCAAATACAAATGTAAATCCATTTATACTAATGTCAACTAATTCAAAAGCACAAATGTTAAATATAGATCCAAATGACGAACTAAATGATTTATTTCAAATATGCTCTGAATTAAAACTAAATATATTATTTGAAGCACAAAATGCAGAATTTAAAACACCATATAGAAAATGGACTGAAAAAACTGACGATAAATTATCTATATTATATCAATATAACGACATAGCTTATCAAAATATATCAACACAATTGCAACAATACGAAGAATTCCTTGAAAATGACATTAAAATTTATATTCTTATGCTTGTGCTATGCGGTGTATTTTTTATAGAACTGATAATAAGTCTTAATAGACGAAATCAAATTATGAAATATTTCAGATATACGCTTGATACACTAAAACAAAAAGGCTATTTAGACGAAAAAATAAATTTTAAATTTAATTCTAAGAAAAATATACAATATGCGTTTTTAAACATAGATAAATCCATAAAAAATATGGCTTACTCTATAAGCTCTCTTAAAAAAGCAAATCAAATAAAAACAGATCTTCTAGTAAATATCGCTCATGAGATACAAGCTCCATTACAAGGCATAATTAGCTATATAGATTTGATAGAAAAAAGATATAAAAATGTCATAACCAAAAACATAAAAGAAAATGCAAAAAATATTTTTCAAATAGCAAAAAATATAAAAGAGACCAAAAATATAGAAAACAATCAAGTTTTAATTAAAAATATAGATTTTCTACCAATAAAAGAATTTGAAAACACTGCACAAATTTTTGTGCTTTTAGCCTCAGATAAAAATATCGAATTTTATGTTTTCATAGACCCAAAACTTTCAAGCTACATAAATGGCGATTTAGTAAAAATAAAAGAAATTTTGATAAACCTACTAGATAATGCCATTAAATTTACACACGATGGCGGGAAAGTAATCTTACGCGTAATAAAAATGGATTGTAATGTTAAAAATGAAGTTAAAATAAAATTTAGCGTTGAAGATAATGGTGGAAATATAAATATAGAAAAAATTGATCAAATTTTTATAGAAACCTCAATAAACAAAGAGGAATATGAAAAAAAATATTTAAATTTAGGACTTGGTATATCTAAAAAATTAGCCACTTTACTAGGCGGAGAGCTTATATTTAAAAATAACTCAAAAACTGGAAATACATTTGATTTTATCATAAATTTAAAAGATACCAATATAAATGTGCCGTTAAATCAATATAGCTTAAAAATAGCAGTTATAGAATCAAAAAGTGAAGAATTTAATAAAATTTTAGAAATTTATTTACGCAGTCTTGGAGTTGATTGCGAGTTTTTCTCTAATGTAGAAAAACTCAAGCCACAATATTTTGATTTTGATATTATCTTTATTCGTTTTGATGATTATATGGAATTAAAAATAAAATTTAATAAACCTATAATCATTAGTGTAAATTACTATATTTTAAACTCTGTAAAAGAAGAAGATATGAATCAAAATATTTTCTACATAGATGAACCTATAAAATTAACTTATATAGATAAAACATTACAAAACATAATGTCCGTTAAAAAATCAAATCCAAACTACATTATAAGCAATAAAATAGAAAAAATAGATGATAAATTTAACGCAAAAGCTTTAGTTTTGACAACTGATGTTACTATGCAAAAACTTATAAAATATATGTTATCTTATTTGTATATACAAACTACCATAGTTACATCCATAAAAGAACTTATTTCTGAATATACTCAACTATCTTATGAAGTAATTTTTATACAACTAGATCCTACGATGCAAATAGATGAACATGGCATAAAAAGTATCATAGAATTTGAAAAAGAAAATGCTATAAATCACTCTCCAATCATAGCAATTACAGATAATATCATAAAAAGAAATGATGAAAGTATTTATGGAAATGGCTTTGATGATTTAATATCTCAACCATTAAAAATCAATACTCTTTCAAGATTATTAAACAAACTCATACCGCAACATAAAATCATACCAAATATGCAGTTAAGACAAACCATTACCGCTCATTATACAAAAAGCAGTAATGTAAATAAAAAAGATATTTTGATAGTTAAAAAATCTATTCTTGATAATAATTTGATGAAAAATAAATTCCAAGAATTTTTTGAAAATATAGATGTCGCTACAAGTTTAAATACATTTAAAAAACTTATAAAAGAAATTTCTTATGATGTATTAATCATAGATATAAATTTACCAAAATTAAATTTAGACGATATAGAAAAATTACTATCAAATCCGGACGAAAACGCAAATACTCACATAAAAACAGTATTGATGATAGACGATAAAAAAAGCATTTTAGAAAAACATAAAAACTACTTTGATAATATAATTTACAACAATACTGAACTAAATCAAATTTCAATGATAATTAGAAATTTAGCGAAAGGTTAA
- a CDS encoding CinA family protein, whose product MQHGILIIGEDIILNSSFLAYIYEKYEDYFGEKGVINYINKNDKNLPFNIEHYTFAYDILTIFTTDDNYHIASKVLATLTSDILELKDEMLVPSKVSKFSNGSFVLKINNAEVNLINANPTQDLPPFLSKFERNFAYFSIFDLDSESAKILLEPLAKTYDININLSQMVANWTIVKAIENKFGQIDGFLQSAKNLFSQKIILQKDPIQHIANTLIKKGLKITFAESCSCGLLAAKFGSYSGVSSAFDGSLVTYANEIKSTWLGVKDATLQTYGAVSSQCVEEMIRGALVASGANFAIAISGIAGPDGGSKEKPVGTVFIGSGSKDGNIMVERFFLKGNRNYIREQSATLGFLSLIRLRSDIFFEE is encoded by the coding sequence ATGCAACATGGAATTTTAATTATTGGCGAAGATATCATACTAAATAGTTCGTTTTTAGCATATATATATGAAAAATACGAAGATTATTTTGGAGAAAAAGGCGTCATAAATTATATAAATAAAAATGACAAAAATCTACCTTTTAACATAGAACATTACACTTTTGCTTATGATATACTAACCATTTTTACAACAGACGATAACTACCATATCGCAAGCAAAGTCCTTGCAACTCTTACAAGCGATATTTTAGAGTTAAAAGATGAAATGTTGGTTCCAAGCAAAGTTAGCAAATTTTCAAACGGAAGCTTTGTTTTAAAGATAAACAACGCAGAAGTAAATTTAATAAATGCAAATCCAACTCAAGATTTGCCTCCATTTTTAAGTAAATTTGAAAGAAATTTTGCTTATTTTTCTATATTTGATTTAGATAGTGAAAGTGCCAAAATATTGCTTGAACCATTAGCAAAAACATATGATATAAATATAAATTTAAGTCAAATGGTTGCAAACTGGACTATAGTTAAAGCCATAGAAAATAAATTTGGTCAAATAGACGGTTTTTTGCAAAGTGCTAAAAATCTTTTTTCACAAAAGATAATTCTCCAAAAAGATCCTATACAACACATCGCAAATACACTTATAAAAAAAGGGTTAAAGATAACATTTGCAGAGAGTTGTTCTTGTGGTTTACTTGCTGCTAAATTTGGATCTTATAGCGGTGTATCATCTGCATTTGATGGCTCTTTGGTAACTTATGCAAATGAGATAAAATCCACTTGGCTTGGAGTTAAAGATGCAACTCTTCAAACTTATGGTGCTGTTAGCTCTCAGTGTGTCGAAGAAATGATAAGAGGAGCTTTGGTAGCAAGTGGGGCTAATTTTGCTATAGCAATTAGCGGTATAGCAGGTCCAGATGGCGGAAGCAAAGAAAAACCGGTTGGAACTGTATTTATAGGATCTGGCTCAAAAGATGGAAATATTATGGTAGAAAGATTTTTTCTAAAAGGCAATAGAAACTACATAAGAGAACAAAGTGCAACACTAGGCTTTTTATCATTAATAAGACTAAGAAGCGATATATTTTTTGAAGAGTAA
- the ilvC gene encoding ketol-acid reductoisomerase — MAVNVFYDKDCDLSLIRSKKVAMIGFGSQGHAHAENLRDSGVEVIVGLKKDGKSWAKAEAKGFKVLSVSEATKEADIIMILTPDEHQSEIFEKEIKPNLKQGSAIAFAHGFNVHFGQIKAPDGIDCIMIAPKAPGHTVRSEFVKGGGIPDLIAVEQNASGKARELALSYACAIGGGRSGIIETTFKDETETDLFGEQAVLCGGLCSLINAGFETLVEAGYEPEMAYFECLHEMKLIVDLIYQGGMADMRYSISNTAEYGDYVSGPRVINEESKKAMKEILKEIQNGKFAKDFILEKKAGYARMNAERKMSQSSLLNKTGEKLRSMMPWIKSGKLIDQSKN, encoded by the coding sequence ATGGCTGTAAATGTATTTTATGATAAAGATTGTGATTTATCCCTTATAAGAAGTAAAAAAGTTGCAATGATAGGCTTTGGCTCACAAGGTCATGCACACGCTGAAAACCTTAGAGATAGTGGTGTAGAGGTTATCGTTGGACTTAAAAAAGATGGAAAAAGTTGGGCAAAAGCTGAAGCAAAAGGCTTTAAAGTTTTAAGCGTTAGCGAGGCTACAAAAGAAGCTGATATTATCATGATACTAACACCAGATGAACATCAAAGTGAAATTTTTGAAAAAGAGATAAAACCAAATTTAAAACAAGGAAGTGCCATAGCATTTGCTCATGGATTTAATGTTCATTTTGGTCAAATAAAAGCACCAGATGGAATTGATTGTATAATGATAGCACCTAAAGCACCAGGACACACTGTAAGAAGCGAATTTGTAAAAGGTGGCGGAATTCCAGATCTTATAGCAGTTGAACAAAATGCATCTGGCAAAGCAAGAGAGCTAGCATTAAGCTATGCTTGCGCTATAGGTGGCGGAAGAAGCGGTATAATAGAAACAACTTTTAAAGACGAAACAGAAACTGATCTTTTTGGAGAACAAGCTGTTTTATGCGGAGGACTTTGTTCGCTTATAAATGCAGGTTTTGAAACTCTTGTTGAAGCTGGATATGAACCAGAAATGGCATATTTTGAGTGCTTACACGAAATGAAACTTATAGTTGATTTGATATATCAAGGCGGAATGGCCGATATGAGATATTCTATATCAAATACTGCTGAATACGGCGATTATGTAAGTGGTCCAAGAGTTATCAACGAAGAGAGCAAAAAAGCTATGAAAGAAATTTTAAAAGAGATACAAAATGGCAAATTTGCAAAAGATTTTATCTTAGAGAAAAAAGCAGGTTATGCAAGAATGAATGCCGAAAGAAAAATGTCTCAAAGTTCTCTTTTAAATAAAACAGGCGAAAAACTTAGATCTATGATGCCTTGGATAAAAAGCGGTAAATTAATAGATCAATCTAAAAACTAA
- a CDS encoding divergent polysaccharide deacetylase family protein, with protein sequence MHTFKWYIFCVFIILVFFAAIYGIAINSQKNIEDKNITTTQQILTSNNQTNPKTDQIIYKKKEVLAKEKHTQQNTNYPKYQTNIPYQKIQEQELAEQNLSEFFKLLDANQSTQIKDENNTIDKNISKQISIIDSQKKYEDEDLEKKSQKAIYDTTAKTLDRRGKKPLLAIIIDDVSTFTQAELIKKIKLKITPSIFPVSTNTPNTAQIANKFSFYMIHLPMSAINYKNEEPNTMHITDSKDLMLKRIKKIKKDFPKLKFLNNHTGSEFTSNTQALDKLMSILKSQDIVLLDSKTIAKSKVKDISKKYNMPYLSRDVFLDNIHSEIEIKTQLKDAINIAKKRGYAIAIGHPHDITLKTINKNIDMLKDVEVVYVDRLYKEIYGYIR encoded by the coding sequence ATGCACACTTTTAAATGGTATATTTTCTGCGTTTTTATAATATTAGTTTTTTTTGCGGCCATTTATGGTATAGCAATAAATTCACAAAAAAATATCGAAGATAAAAATATAACAACTACGCAACAAATTTTAACTTCAAACAATCAAACCAACCCAAAAACAGATCAAATTATTTATAAGAAAAAAGAAGTTTTAGCAAAAGAAAAACACACACAGCAAAACACTAATTATCCAAAATACCAAACAAACATACCATATCAAAAAATCCAAGAACAAGAGTTAGCAGAGCAAAATTTAAGTGAATTTTTTAAACTTTTAGATGCAAACCAAAGCACACAAATAAAAGATGAAAACAACACAATAGATAAAAATATATCAAAACAAATTAGTATTATAGATAGCCAAAAAAAATACGAAGATGAGGATTTAGAAAAGAAATCACAAAAAGCAATTTATGATACAACGGCAAAAACGCTAGATAGAAGAGGCAAAAAACCACTTCTTGCAATTATAATAGATGATGTTTCAACTTTTACACAAGCAGAGCTTATCAAAAAAATAAAATTAAAAATTACTCCATCTATATTTCCAGTATCAACAAATACTCCAAATACAGCTCAAATTGCAAATAAATTTAGTTTTTATATGATTCATCTACCAATGAGTGCGATTAATTATAAAAATGAAGAACCAAATACTATGCATATAACAGATAGTAAAGACCTGATGTTAAAAAGGATAAAAAAAATAAAAAAAGATTTTCCAAAGCTTAAATTTCTAAACAACCATACCGGAAGCGAATTTACATCAAACACTCAAGCTTTAGATAAACTTATGAGTATTTTAAAATCCCAAGATATTGTGCTTCTTGATAGCAAAACAATAGCAAAAAGCAAAGTTAAAGATATAAGTAAAAAATACAATATGCCATATCTATCTAGGGATGTTTTTTTAGATAATATTCACTCTGAAATAGAAATAAAAACGCAACTCAAAGATGCTATAAATATAGCAAAAAAAAGAGGTTACGCCATAGCCATAGGTCATCCACACGATATAACTCTAAAAACTATAAATAAAAACATAGATATGTTAAAAGATGTAGAAGTTGTGTATGTAGATAGACTATATAAGGAAATTTATGGATATATTAGATAA
- the dprA gene encoding DNA-processing protein DprA, with protein sequence MDILDKIPQDLLRLKNPPKTLYYKGNTDLLQMPKIAVVGSRKISFYTKNLISNLCLNLKKYGICVVSGGAIGCDITAHKAAFPNTIAVFANGLNIIYPKTNSNLINQMYENSLVLSEYEPDEPPFKHRFLERNRIVVALSKAVVIAQGDIASGSLSSAKIAKDLGIPIFVFPQRIDESKGTNLLLKQKDAILLDDFDEFGKKFGDNLQENLQKDEMLDFIKNNSNLTECLNKFGSKIYEYELLGKISINGFSVSVK encoded by the coding sequence ATGGATATATTAGATAAAATCCCGCAAGATCTTTTAAGACTAAAAAATCCACCTAAAACGCTATACTATAAAGGCAATACCGATTTGTTGCAAATGCCAAAAATTGCAGTCGTTGGTTCAAGAAAAATATCATTTTATACTAAAAATTTGATATCAAATTTATGCTTAAATCTTAAAAAATATGGCATTTGCGTAGTAAGCGGCGGTGCGATTGGATGCGATATAACAGCACACAAAGCCGCTTTTCCAAACACCATAGCTGTTTTTGCAAATGGTTTAAATATCATTTATCCAAAAACAAATTCAAATTTAATAAATCAAATGTATGAAAATTCACTTGTTTTAAGTGAGTATGAGCCAGATGAGCCGCCATTTAAACATCGTTTTTTAGAGAGAAATCGTATAGTTGTCGCACTTAGTAAAGCCGTTGTCATAGCTCAGGGCGATATCGCTAGTGGCTCACTTTCAAGTGCTAAAATAGCCAAAGATTTAGGAATTCCTATATTTGTTTTTCCTCAAAGGATAGATGAAAGCAAAGGTACAAATTTGCTACTAAAACAAAAAGATGCGATACTTTTAGATGATTTTGACGAATTTGGAAAGAAATTTGGCGATAACTTACAAGAAAATTTGCAAAAAGACGAAATGCTAGATTTTATAAAAAATAATTCAAATTTAACAGAGTGCTTAAATAAATTTGGAAGCAAAATTTACGAATACGAACTACTTGGAAAAATCAGTATAAATGGTTTTAGCGTGAGTGTGAAATGA
- the ruvX gene encoding Holliday junction resolvase RuvX — protein MIVAIDVGLKRIGVAISYENGVVLPLNAVIRKNRNQASKEISQLLQDYKAKKLVVGIPLGGSSEDEMTRRIKHFVNLIYFDGEIIFIDESFSSKEASDFAVINHKKKDGKLDSLSAMIILKRYIEN, from the coding sequence ATGATAGTAGCTATAGATGTTGGCTTAAAAAGAATAGGAGTTGCCATATCTTATGAAAATGGAGTAGTTTTGCCACTAAACGCAGTCATACGCAAAAATCGCAATCAAGCTTCAAAAGAAATAAGTCAGTTACTACAAGATTATAAAGCAAAAAAACTTGTTGTTGGTATCCCACTTGGCGGAAGTAGCGAAGATGAGATGACTAGACGCATAAAACACTTTGTAAATTTAATATATTTTGATGGTGAGATAATTTTTATTGATGAGAGTTTTTCAAGCAAGGAAGCTAGCGATTTTGCCGTTATAAATCATAAGAAAAAAGATGGAAAACTAGATAGTTTAAGTGCAATGATAATACTTAAAAGATATATTGAAAATTAA